Proteins encoded within one genomic window of Companilactobacillus zhachilii:
- a CDS encoding DUF6609 family protein: MKEETYKYPRQFIVGVWLITVGIAMMTLVIKLPNGIPNAAYFGVIYALGMFWQLNSRTRKRFSVGSGTIRQKKWANRSIVILMALVFLSFLPAQMMHLSGMQAVYVTWVMILIGVGLHFFAFIPVHGKIIGILGLVIVLNGLFGLFVRLPLDMIFSSDGLIKIIFGLVYLKVSPINF, translated from the coding sequence ATGAAAGAAGAAACATATAAATATCCGAGACAATTCATTGTAGGTGTCTGGTTAATAACTGTTGGAATAGCAATGATGACTCTAGTAATTAAATTGCCTAATGGCATCCCGAACGCAGCTTATTTTGGAGTGATTTATGCTCTAGGTATGTTTTGGCAATTGAATTCTAGAACTCGCAAGCGCTTCAGTGTTGGTTCGGGCACTATTAGACAGAAAAAATGGGCAAATCGATCAATTGTTATTTTAATGGCTTTGGTCTTTCTTAGCTTTTTACCAGCGCAAATGATGCATTTGAGTGGGATGCAAGCGGTATATGTCACCTGGGTTATGATACTGATTGGGGTAGGACTACATTTTTTTGCATTTATTCCTGTGCACGGTAAGATTATCGGAATATTGGGTCTTGTGATTGTTTTAAATGGATTATTTGGTTTATTTGTACGTTTGCCACTTGATATGATTTTCAGCAGTGATGGTCTAATTAAGATTATTTTTGGTTTAGTTTATTTGAAAGTTAGTCCAATTAATTTTTAG
- a CDS encoding lysophospholipid acyltransferase family protein, producing MFYKFIRAFVRGLVFLLNGRFDVIGKENLPDKPYILVAPHRTWWEPIFFALVIAPRDATFMAKKELFKNPILRYILVHAHAFPVDRAHPGPSAIKTPVKALKKEGRVLIMFPSGTRYSEELKGGASLIAKLSKAPLVPFVYQGPLTFGGLMLHKQITVGIGPEIDFDFKAKLTDEQTKQVNEDMEQAWKDIDNKINPDFEYIPPKKKD from the coding sequence ATGTTTTATAAATTTATTCGTGCTTTTGTACGGGGATTAGTATTTTTATTGAACGGACGATTTGACGTCATCGGTAAAGAAAATCTACCTGACAAACCATATATTTTGGTTGCCCCCCATCGAACATGGTGGGAACCAATTTTCTTTGCCTTAGTAATTGCCCCACGTGATGCCACTTTCATGGCTAAAAAAGAACTCTTCAAGAATCCAATTTTAAGATACATTTTAGTCCACGCTCACGCATTTCCAGTGGACCGTGCCCATCCAGGACCATCTGCTATTAAAACGCCAGTCAAGGCTCTTAAAAAGGAAGGACGCGTTTTAATCATGTTTCCTTCTGGTACACGCTACTCTGAAGAACTTAAAGGTGGCGCATCATTAATTGCTAAATTATCCAAAGCTCCATTAGTGCCATTCGTTTATCAGGGACCATTAACGTTTGGCGGTTTAATGTTACACAAACAAATCACCGTCGGCATTGGACCTGAAATTGATTTTGATTTCAAAGCCAAGTTAACCGATGAACAAACAAAACAAGTTAATGAAGATATGGAACAAGCTTGGAAAGATATTGATAACAAAATCAATCCAGACTTTGAATATATTCCACCTAAGAAAAAAGATTAG
- a CDS encoding tRNA1(Val) (adenine(37)-N6)-methyltransferase gives MSINSQDIISNSGIIINQDKQLYSFNLDTILLYNFAKPAKKGKVVDLCAGNGAIGLSLAAKTKAQIYLVEIQEQLAKLSAKSIQDNHLEAQVHLINDDLKNVQQYLAHDTVDTIVCNPPYFKLADKTSIKDNPVLAIARHELKATLTDILSTIKILLKENSHAYIVYRPERLSELFSIMTQEKLQPKRIRFVRSLSNKDANLVLLDVVKTVKSASLRVEPDLVIYNEKHQLTKEASLIINGK, from the coding sequence ATGTCGATTAATTCGCAAGATATTATCTCTAACAGTGGAATCATCATTAATCAGGATAAACAATTGTATTCGTTTAACCTTGATACTATTTTACTCTATAATTTTGCGAAACCAGCAAAAAAAGGCAAAGTCGTTGATTTATGTGCTGGAAATGGAGCAATTGGTTTGTCTTTAGCAGCTAAAACAAAAGCTCAGATTTATCTAGTGGAAATCCAAGAACAGCTTGCTAAGCTTTCGGCCAAAAGTATTCAAGATAACCATTTGGAAGCTCAAGTTCATTTGATTAATGATGATTTAAAAAACGTGCAACAGTATTTAGCACACGATACGGTTGATACGATAGTTTGTAATCCACCATATTTTAAATTGGCAGACAAGACGTCTATTAAGGACAATCCAGTGTTAGCAATTGCCCGTCATGAATTGAAAGCTACCTTAACCGATATTCTTTCTACTATTAAAATACTGTTAAAAGAAAATTCTCACGCCTACATCGTGTATCGTCCCGAAAGATTGAGTGAATTATTTAGTATTATGACACAAGAAAAACTACAACCAAAACGGATTCGTTTCGTCAGATCACTGTCAAATAAGGACGCAAACTTAGTTTTATTGGATGTAGTGAAGACGGTGAAGTCAGCTTCTTTGCGAGTCGAACCTGATTTAGTGATTTATAATGAGAAACATCAGTTAACAAAAGAGGCTAGTTTGATTATCAATGGAAAATAA
- a CDS encoding GIY-YIG nuclease family protein: MENKKYYVYMLLCNDRTFYTGTSNNVEKRVATHNAGKGAKYTKIRRPVKLMYSEELADKSAALKREIAIKKLSRQQKVTLLKSHGINWQDYLIS, translated from the coding sequence ATGGAAAATAAAAAATATTACGTTTATATGTTGCTCTGTAATGACAGAACCTTTTATACTGGAACCAGCAATAATGTTGAGAAACGAGTTGCAACACACAATGCAGGTAAGGGTGCTAAGTATACAAAAATCAGGCGACCAGTTAAATTAATGTATAGCGAAGAGTTGGCTGATAAGTCGGCAGCTTTGAAACGTGAGATTGCTATTAAAAAACTCAGTCGCCAACAAAAAGTAACTTTGTTGAAAAGTCATGGAATAAATTGGCAAGACTACTTGATTTCATGA
- the rpsB gene encoding 30S ribosomal protein S2 has protein sequence MSVISMKQLLEAGVHFGHQTRRWNPKMKPFIFTQRNGIYIIDLQKTVRMIDDAYNYMKAVAGDDGIFLFVGTKKQAQDAVAEEATRAGQYYVNHRWLGGTLTNWNTIQKRIKRLKEIKAMATDGTFERLPKKEVALLTKQQAKLEKFLGGIEDMPRIPDVMFIVDPHKENIAVNEAKKLNIPIVAMVDTNTDPDPIDVIIPSNDDAIRAVRLITAKMADAIVEGKQGEEAVSDADFADKKDDNKDSEAADDKSIEDLANATNNNDNK, from the coding sequence ATGTCAGTTATTTCTATGAAACAATTGCTTGAAGCCGGTGTACATTTTGGACACCAAACAAGACGTTGGAACCCCAAGATGAAGCCATTTATCTTTACACAAAGAAATGGTATTTACATCATTGATTTACAAAAAACAGTACGCATGATCGACGATGCTTACAACTATATGAAGGCTGTTGCCGGTGATGACGGAATTTTCCTATTCGTTGGTACAAAGAAGCAAGCCCAAGACGCTGTTGCTGAAGAAGCTACACGTGCAGGCCAATACTACGTTAACCATCGTTGGTTAGGTGGTACTTTGACTAACTGGAACACAATCCAAAAACGTATCAAGAGATTAAAAGAAATCAAGGCTATGGCCACTGATGGTACTTTTGAACGTCTACCTAAGAAAGAAGTTGCTTTACTTACAAAGCAACAAGCTAAGTTAGAAAAATTCCTTGGTGGTATCGAAGATATGCCAAGAATTCCTGATGTTATGTTCATTGTTGACCCTCATAAGGAAAACATTGCTGTTAACGAAGCTAAGAAACTTAACATTCCTATCGTAGCTATGGTTGATACAAATACAGATCCAGATCCTATCGATGTTATCATTCCTTCAAATGATGATGCTATTCGTGCCGTAAGATTGATTACTGCTAAGATGGCTGACGCTATTGTTGAAGGTAAGCAAGGTGAAGAAGCTGTTTCAGATGCAGACTTTGCTGACAAGAAAGACGATAACAAAGATTCAGAAGCTGCTGATGACAAGTCAATCGAAGATTTGGCAAACGCAACAAACAATAACGATAACAAATAA